A window of Citrus sinensis cultivar Valencia sweet orange chromosome 7, DVS_A1.0, whole genome shotgun sequence contains these coding sequences:
- the LOC102608942 gene encoding ubiquitin carboxyl-terminal hydrolase 27 → MKCEGATSVRALVLQSLKNGFLPHMKWVSASGLLGILGVAGFVLALKKDAKIGNLSGFSWLSEKENRLEKLCLVPGLQNLGNNCFLNVILQALASCTCFLPFLQKVMGECEEPDEDLPLTVALASLLEELCLVGETRLVLSPQKVMLAMELYIQNFNLTSQQDAEEAFLHLMSSLREEFLESYSPNESSLVDAFEAASCRILSLKRREVQSEQKRWRKHFFGPFDGILGSILTCQSCLSQISLDYQFFHSLPLSPVLDSGSTIPFGCTLEDCLKQFLTAEQLENYHCSHCWHIAAIKYLSITEANEMEIEELRRCSAQDSCNCRSRLHLETLPWSNKFSHTLKKLSISHCPQILCIHLQRVSINEMGELVKIWGHIAFPLILDLFPFVKSGVGINDLDESWQRGQAKVLNERPSSSLNHVNRKYDAKVLNSIYGLTGKNNHTKALGVDELGCTAHEKEFRGESILPPTQSGSNVRGRDIQMQPDDEVIGSSQLCQPNTYLYRLASVVEHFGRVGSGHYTVYRSVRVESHEENPNEHFETPLTHWFCISDSQVYSVSVNDVLAAEASLLFYERIIES, encoded by the exons ATGAAATGTGAAGGAGCCACAAGCGTAAGAGCACTTGTATTACAGAGTCTCAAAAATGGATTTTTGCCTCATATGAAGTGGGTTTCAGCTTCTGGTTTGCTTGGTATTTTGGGTGTCGCTGGTTTTGTCTTGGCTTTGAAAAAAGATGCCAAAATTGGAAACTTGAGTGGCTTTTCATGGCTATCTGAGAAAGAGAATCGTTTGGAGAAGTTGTGCTTAGTACCTGGATTGCAGAATCTTggaaataattgttttttgaaTGTTATATTGCAG GCTCTAGCTAGTTGCACATGCTTTCTACCTTTCCTTCAAAAGGTTATGGGGGAGTGTGAGGAACCAGATGAAGACTTGCCGCTTACAGTAGCTTTGGCTTCCTTGTTAGAAG AGTTATGTTTAGTTGGTGAAACAAGGCTTGTATTAAGTCCGCAAAAAGTGATGCTTGCTATGGAACTTTATATTCAAAACTTCAATCTAACAAGCCAGCAG GATGCAGAAGAAGCATTTCTTCATCTTATGTCCTCTTTAAGGGAAGAATTTTTGGAGTCTTATAGTCCAAATGAAAGTTCTCTGGTGGATGCTTTTGAAGCTGCAAGTTGTCGAATTCTTTCTCTAAAAAGGAGGGAGGTCCAGAGTGAGCAGAAAAGATGGAGGAAACACTTCTTTGGGCCATTTGATGGGATTCTTGGTAGCATTTTAACTTGTCAGAGTTGTTTATCTCAG ATTTCACTGGACTATCAATTTTTTCACAGCTTACCTCTTTCACCCGTGCTGGATAGTGGTTCCACTATT CCATTTGGATGCACACTGGAGGATTGCCTAAAGCAGTTTCTCACTGCCGAACAACTTGAGAATTACCACTGCAGCCACTGCTGGCACATTGCTGCAATAAAGTATTTATCTATAACAGAAGCAAATGAG atgGAGATTGAAGAACTCAGGAGATGTAGTGCACAAGATTCCTGCAACTGTCGTAGTCGTCTTCATCTTGAAACACTGCCATGGTCCAATAAATTCTCCCACACTCTTAAGAAACTAAGCATCTCTCATTGTCCACAG ATTTTATGCATTCATCTACAACGTGTTTCTATAAATGAGATGGGAGAACTAGTCAAAATCTGG GGCCATATTGCTTTTCCATTGATTTTGGACCTGTTTCCATTCGTTAAAAGTGGAGTAGGAATAAATGACTTGGATGAAAGTTGGCAAAGAGGGCAAGCAAAAGTACTAAATGAGAGACCAAGCTCTTCTCTCAACCATGTTAACAGGAAATATGATGCAAAAGTGCTAAATTCTATTTATGGACTTACGGGAAAAAATAATCACACAAAAGCGTTAGGTGTAGATGAACTTGGTTGCACTGCACATGAGAAAGAATTTCGGGGAGAATCCATATTGCCCCCGACTCAAAGCGGTTCCAATGTTAGAGGCAGAGATATCCAGATGCAACCAGATGATGAG GTGATTGGATCTTCTCAGTTATGCCAACCAAATACTTATCTGTATCGTCTTGCTTCGGTTGTGGAGCACTTTGGAAGAGTTGGAAGTGGGCATTATACTGTTTACAGGAGTGTGAGAGTAGAGTCGcatgaagaaaatcctaatgAGCATTTTGAGACACCTCTTACACATTGGTTTTGTATTTCAGATTCTCAAGTGTATAGTGTGTCAGTAAACGACGTCCTAGCTGCAGAGGCTAGCCTACTCTTCTACGAGAGAATTATAGAAAGCTGA